In Nocardia sp. XZ_19_385, the sequence ATTCGGGATCGGTCAGACGGTGGTGGCCACCGCCGACACCTTCGTACCGCTGCCCGGCGGAACGATCACGCGTGAACTGGCCGACGGAACCACCGCGACCCTTAGCCTCGACTCGGAGTCGGCCAAGATCAGCGGATCGATGGGCGCGACACCGGTGCATCGCAATGTGTGGGTAACCGCCCGCGCGAGTGTGGATCTCGCGGGCCCGAGCGCCTCGACCGCGACGATCAAGCTCAGTCCCGGTTACATCGTCGGCTGTCAGGTGGATATCGCCGGGATCACCGAGAGCGGCAACGAAACCGCGACCGCGTCCCAGGGCGCGCAAGGCGCGTGGTCGGTGGCGCCGGCCGAGGCTATCGGCACCGGAATCACCTTCGGCCCCGGCAAAGCGGTAGCTCGTCTGATGCTGGATCTGGAAATGCCCGACGATTACGGCCAGGAATCACACAAGCGCTACAACAAGGTGCCAGGACCGCACACCAGCGTGACCTGGATCGACGAGACCTTCTCGGTGGACGGCTGCGGCGGATACGCGCAGGCCCGAGCCTTCGTGGCGGCCGAGATCGGCAGCACCAACTTCATCGGGAACGTGCTGCTGTGGGGTCAGCCATTCAGCATCGGCTGAAGGTTGCTCAACTGTTGCGTGTTACTGCCTCAGCGGCTGGTGTCTGTGGTTTCCTGATCGAGTGACCTCGCTACAGACAGCGGTACGCACCGGGTCCCCGACCCTCAACCTGGCCCTTGCGACCTGGGTTTCGGCGATCAACTTCTGGGCGTGGAACCTCATCGGCCCGCTCTCGCCCCGCTACGCCGACACGATGGACCTGAGTAGCACGCAGGCCTCCCTGATGGTGGCGATGCCGATCCTGGTCGGCTCGCTGGGCCGGATCGCCTCGGGCGCGCTCACCGACCGGCTCGGTGGCCGCACGATGTTCATCGGGGTCTCGCTGGCCTCGATCGTGCCCGTCGTCGCGGTCGGCATCGCGGGCAGCGTCGAGTCCTATCCGCTGATGCTGGTGTTCGCCTTCCTGCTCGGCATCCCCGGCACGATCTTCGCCGTCGGTATTCCGTTCGCGAATTCCTGGTACGTGCCGGCGCGGCGCGGCTTTGCGACCGGCGTGTTCGGAGCGGGCATGGTCGGCACGGCGGTGTCCGCGTTCTTCACACCGCGCTTCGTCGGCTGGTTCGGGGTGCTGCCGACCCACCTGATCGTGGCGGGCGCGCTCGCGGTGACCGCGCTGCTGTGCATCCTGTTCCTGCGGAACTCGCCGGAGTTCACCCCGAACACCGACCCGGTGCTGCCCAAACTGCGCGCCGCGATGAAACTCGGTGTCACCTGGGAGATGTCGTTCCTCTACGCCGTGGTGTTCGGCGGCTTCGTCGCCTTCAGTTCATATCTGCCGACCTACATCAAGAACGTCTACGAATTCTCCGCCGTCGACGCCGGCACCCGCACCGCCGCCTTCGCTCTCGCCGCGGTGATCGCCCGTCCCATCGGCGGTGCGCTCTCGGACCGGATCGCGCCGAAGTACATCGTGGCCACCTCCCTGATCGGCACCGCGGCGATGGCGGTGCTGGCCTCGTTCAAGCCGCCCGCCGACGTCTGGTCGGCGGTCACCTTCATCACGTTGGCGCTGTTCCTCGGGATCGGAACCGGCGGCGTATTCGCCTGGGTGGCGCAGCGCTCGCCCAGCTCCAGCGTCGGCAGCATCACCGGAATCGTCTCCGCGGCAGGCGGTCTCGGTGGTTACTTCCCACCGTTGATCATGGGCATCACCTACGACGAGGCCGGCCGCAGCTACGCGGTGGGTCTGCTGCTCCTGGCGGCGACCGCGCTCGCCGCGCTGATCTACGTCGTGGTCAAGCTGCGGCGCACCGAATAGACGCGAAACGTTATGCGGGCGGCCCCTTTTCGTCTACGACCAGGCCGGGGCAGCGATCGTTCAGGGCTTCGAGGATCGCGGCGATGACAGTCGGGTTCTTCGGTTCGTCGGCGTGCGGGCCGCCGTCGATGCCGGTTGCCACGCAGGAGCGCCCTTCGAGGGGACGGTTGTCCATGGGTGTGTGGAAGGGGCCCGCGTCGTCGGCGCGCGTGCGCAGGGTGGTGTAGGAGACGTCGCCGGGGGTGTCGAGGCCATCGTTGAGAATGGCGAGAAACCCACTGGCCGGGCACATTTCGCCGCCCAGGTCGAGCGGGAGCACACAGGTCGGGTACCAACCGTATTGGCCCGTGCCGATGGAGACATAGTGCGCGGTCAGGTCTTGGCCGCCGAGGTATTTCACGAAGTAGCGGGCAGAGAGGCCGCCCATGCTGTGGCCCACCACGTCGACCTTCGCGCCGCCGTGGTCGCGCGAGGCCTGCCGGGCAACCTGTGCGATCGCTTCCGCGTTCGGGATATTCAATTCACCGGGGAGATCGACGACGTAGACCGGGCGGCCGTCATCCTCTAGGGCCGACCGGAGCGCGTCGGACCAGTCGGCCGCGACCGGTAGCACTCCGCCCGCGGTCCAACCATGCACGAGCAGAACAGGATTCGCACTGGGCTGGGCCCGCGCGTTCGCCGGCACGCCGAACACTCCGGCAAGCACTCCCGCGACTGCGCAGAGCGCACCCGTCACCGACTTTGCACCGATCATTCCCTGCTCCTTCGAACACCGGGGCGGCATCGGGCTGCACTCTACTCATGAAATTTGCCCCGCCTCGAGCGCCGCACCGGCGGCAGCGGCCGCGCAGGCAGGTCAGGAGAGGCTTGTCGCTGCTTGGGTGTAGCGCCGGGCCAGATGCGCGAAGGCACCCTGCAATTCGGGCGGGCCAATGATTTCGATGTCGCTGTCGAATCTGCCGATCGCAGCCGCCAGGCCCGGCCAGGACCATGAGCCCATGACCAATCGGCAGGTATCCGGGCCGAGTTCCTCGACGGTCCCGTCCCCGATGAACGGTGCCACCTCGGCGGCGGGCAAGCTCAGGATCACTTCGCCGCGGCACGGCCAGTCATCGCCACCGTCAACACCACGGAATCGGGCCGCGGCGAAAGCGGCGACATCGCCGCCGGGAACCGCACGTGGCGTGAAACGGGGGCCGGTCGGAGTGCGCGGAGTTATCCGGTCGACGCGGAAGGTGCGCCAGTCCTCGCGGTCGAGGTCCCAGGCGACGAGATACCAACGCCCGCCGCGGATTACGAGATGGTGCGGCTGCACCCGGCGCACCGCCGCGCCGTAGTCGAAGCGCAGCACTTCGCGAGCGTGGACGGTAGCGCTGACTGCCATAAGTACTTGCGGCTCGACCTGCGGATGCTGCTGAACGGCGGTGAGGTCGAGGGCGTCGACGCGGTGCCGCAACCGGGCGGGCATGACCTGGCGGATCGTATTCAGCGCACGCACCGCGGCTTCCGCGACATCTGCGCCAGTGGCCGCAGCGGTCCGGAGCGCGACAGCGAGGGCGACGGCCTGCTCGTCGTCGAACAGCAGCGGCGGCAGGTTCGTGCCCGCGCCGAGCCGGTAGCCCCCGTCCGGACCTTTGGCCGTCGCGATCGGGTAGCCGAGTTCCCGCAGCCGATCGATATCGCGGCGCACGGTGCGCGGGCTGACCTCCAGCCGTTCGGCCAGCAGCGCTCCCGGCCAATCCCGTCGCGCCTGCAACAACGAAAGCAGCGCCAGCAGTCGAGCTGAGGTCTTCGGCATATTTCGCATTCTGCCCGGAGAAGAGGACAGAAACCGACCTCTTCCCCTGCGACTGTTCCTTCTGTCAGGCATCACTTCGAAGGCAAGGAGCACACCATGTCGGTCACGACCACAACTCATCTGAACTTCCGCGGCGACGCCCGAGCGGCGCTGGAGTTCTACCACTCCGTATTCGGCGGCGACCTCGCCGTCGTCACCTACGCGGACGCCGGGAACCTCGGGGAGGCCCCCGACCAGGTGATGTGGGGCCAGGTGCGCGCCGACAACGGCTTCCACGTCATGGCCTACGACGTGCCCACACCCCTGCCCTACGACCAGGGCGAGAACTCGTTCTTCGTCTCCCTGCGCGGCGAAACCGTCGAGGAAGTTACTGCCTACTGGAACCAGCTCGCCGCCGACGCAACGGTCGTGATCCCCCTGGGCCCGGCAGGCTGGGCCCACGCCTACGGCATGCTGCGCGACCCCTTCGGCATCGTCTGGGTCCTCGACGTAGTCAGCAAATACAACGGGTAACCCCACCCCTTGAAAACAAGATCATCAGGCACTGGTGGTGGATCGACTCGGGCAATACCGCCACCAAGTCCTGATGATCTTGAAGACGGGCAGCTCGCGCTGCGAGGACCAGGCGCGATTTAGCCTGCTTCGTGGCCGGGTTCGATTTCGGCGACGCTGCGGTAGTGCAGACCGCTGCGGTCCTCGGGTGGCGCGGAGGCGGCCGTGGGGGTCAGCAGATGGCCGACATGGTCGCCGAATTCGATGCGTTCGATGATCGCACCGGTGAACCAGCCGGCTGCGCCGGTCAAGATCGGCAGGCCATGCGGGCCGGGAGTCCATTCGCAGTGGTCGAACTTGTCGAGGTCGGTGCCGGTTTCGCCGCCGAAGAGTTGTGCCAGTGCGGTGTCCGCGCCGTCGAGCAGGTGCACCGCCAGGTATTTCGCACCGCCGGCGATGTCGAAAGTGTGGTTGGCGGTGGACAGTCCGACGAGGAACTGGCGCGGCTCGATGCTGACCTGGCTGGCGAAGCCGACCAGACATCCGGCCCGCTGTTCCCCCGCCACGACTGTCACGACCCACACCGGAGGGTTGGCGCGTGCGACAACCGCGTCGAACGCGCGGAGAGTTTCTTCTGCCATTCGAATATCTTGCCTCGGCCGCTGCTGTCCGGCCCCCAGGCGCGGTCGCCACAGGCTGTCTTCGAAACCCACAGAGATCTCTCACAAGTCACGGGCGCGCGACTCGGCCCGGCCCAGTAGCGTCCAGGGCGAACGAAGGAGAGCGAAGATGG encodes:
- a CDS encoding MspA family porin encodes the protein MFGKILGTALAATAFGIGQTVVATADTFVPLPGGTITRELADGTTATLSLDSESAKISGSMGATPVHRNVWVTARASVDLAGPSASTATIKLSPGYIVGCQVDIAGITESGNETATASQGAQGAWSVAPAEAIGTGITFGPGKAVARLMLDLEMPDDYGQESHKRYNKVPGPHTSVTWIDETFSVDGCGGYAQARAFVAAEIGSTNFIGNVLLWGQPFSIG
- a CDS encoding NarK/NasA family nitrate transporter, translated to MTSLQTAVRTGSPTLNLALATWVSAINFWAWNLIGPLSPRYADTMDLSSTQASLMVAMPILVGSLGRIASGALTDRLGGRTMFIGVSLASIVPVVAVGIAGSVESYPLMLVFAFLLGIPGTIFAVGIPFANSWYVPARRGFATGVFGAGMVGTAVSAFFTPRFVGWFGVLPTHLIVAGALAVTALLCILFLRNSPEFTPNTDPVLPKLRAAMKLGVTWEMSFLYAVVFGGFVAFSSYLPTYIKNVYEFSAVDAGTRTAAFALAAVIARPIGGALSDRIAPKYIVATSLIGTAAMAVLASFKPPADVWSAVTFITLALFLGIGTGGVFAWVAQRSPSSSVGSITGIVSAAGGLGGYFPPLIMGITYDEAGRSYAVGLLLLAATALAALIYVVVKLRRTE
- a CDS encoding alpha/beta fold hydrolase, whose translation is MIGAKSVTGALCAVAGVLAGVFGVPANARAQPSANPVLLVHGWTAGGVLPVAADWSDALRSALEDDGRPVYVVDLPGELNIPNAEAIAQVARQASRDHGGAKVDVVGHSMGGLSARYFVKYLGGQDLTAHYVSIGTGQYGWYPTCVLPLDLGGEMCPASGFLAILNDGLDTPGDVSYTTLRTRADDAGPFHTPMDNRPLEGRSCVATGIDGGPHADEPKNPTVIAAILEALNDRCPGLVVDEKGPPA
- a CDS encoding YafY family protein; translation: MPKTSARLLALLSLLQARRDWPGALLAERLEVSPRTVRRDIDRLRELGYPIATAKGPDGGYRLGAGTNLPPLLFDDEQAVALAVALRTAAATGADVAEAAVRALNTIRQVMPARLRHRVDALDLTAVQQHPQVEPQVLMAVSATVHAREVLRFDYGAAVRRVQPHHLVIRGGRWYLVAWDLDREDWRTFRVDRITPRTPTGPRFTPRAVPGGDVAAFAAARFRGVDGGDDWPCRGEVILSLPAAEVAPFIGDGTVEELGPDTCRLVMGSWSWPGLAAAIGRFDSDIEIIGPPELQGAFAHLARRYTQAATSLS
- a CDS encoding VOC family protein yields the protein MSVTTTTHLNFRGDARAALEFYHSVFGGDLAVVTYADAGNLGEAPDQVMWGQVRADNGFHVMAYDVPTPLPYDQGENSFFVSLRGETVEEVTAYWNQLAADATVVIPLGPAGWAHAYGMLRDPFGIVWVLDVVSKYNG
- a CDS encoding flavin reductase family protein: MAEETLRAFDAVVARANPPVWVVTVVAGEQRAGCLVGFASQVSIEPRQFLVGLSTANHTFDIAGGAKYLAVHLLDGADTALAQLFGGETGTDLDKFDHCEWTPGPHGLPILTGAAGWFTGAIIERIEFGDHVGHLLTPTAASAPPEDRSGLHYRSVAEIEPGHEAG